One window of Marinobacterium aestuarii genomic DNA carries:
- a CDS encoding c-type cytochrome: MSSNALNTFNRLKATALWLSLSLLPATSFAVAPPADTGNTHPAAGASSKASTASADAAAKTQVFDDLDQSVAKGEKRFNQACVYCHGNRGSGGKAKKLQGRNFDADYLFKTITKGKRRGALVMPPWEKTFSDQERWELVTFILSLSPPGNQK, translated from the coding sequence ATGTCTTCTAACGCTCTCAATACCTTCAACAGATTAAAGGCAACAGCACTCTGGCTATCGCTGTCACTGTTGCCGGCGACCAGTTTCGCCGTCGCACCGCCGGCCGATACAGGCAACACCCACCCAGCCGCCGGCGCATCGTCCAAGGCCTCTACTGCAAGCGCCGATGCCGCTGCCAAAACCCAGGTGTTTGACGACCTCGACCAGTCCGTCGCCAAAGGCGAAAAGCGCTTCAACCAGGCCTGCGTTTACTGCCACGGCAACCGCGGCTCAGGCGGCAAGGCGAAAAAACTGCAGGGGCGCAATTTCGACGCCGACTACCTGTTCAAGACCATCACCAAGGGCAAGCGCCGTGGTGCCCTGGTCATGCCGCCCTGGGAAAAAACCTTTTCAGATCAGGAACGCTGGGAACTGGTGACTTTCATTCTGTCGCTGAGCCCGCCAGGCAACCAGAAGTAA
- a CDS encoding AraC family transcriptional regulator — protein MDRLAALLQHFHLRARIFNSGPLCEASRYDSTDGIGHIHLLKKGSLRLQVDGAPDRLVAEPSLIFFLQPTGHSLVPGTEGAETLCGNFSFGSARNPLSRALSGPILLELAQLDGLSRTLELLFDEALIDRCGRQAAMDRLCELLIIQLFRHLMDSDEIDVGLLAGLADPRLARALIALHDQPQAPWTLAQMASEAGMSRARFAAAFRETLGQTPGDYLTQWRISLAQSLLLEGRPTDWVAQAVGYSGPPALAKVFRQTLGLSPTQWLKNSD, from the coding sequence ATGGACAGGCTTGCCGCCCTGCTGCAACATTTTCATTTGCGCGCGCGCATTTTCAACAGCGGCCCGCTGTGCGAAGCATCCCGTTACGACAGCACCGATGGCATAGGTCACATCCATCTGCTGAAAAAAGGCAGCCTGCGCCTGCAGGTCGATGGCGCCCCCGACCGCCTGGTGGCAGAGCCCAGCCTGATCTTCTTTTTGCAGCCCACCGGGCACAGCCTGGTACCGGGCACAGAAGGTGCCGAAACCCTGTGTGGCAATTTCAGTTTCGGCTCGGCCCGCAACCCGCTGTCCCGTGCGCTCAGCGGCCCAATACTGCTCGAGCTGGCACAGCTCGACGGCCTGAGTCGCACCCTGGAGTTGCTGTTTGACGAAGCCCTGATCGACCGTTGTGGCCGCCAGGCGGCGATGGACAGATTGTGCGAACTGCTGATCATCCAGCTGTTTCGCCACCTGATGGACAGTGATGAAATCGACGTCGGCCTGCTGGCGGGCCTGGCCGATCCGCGCCTGGCCCGCGCCCTGATCGCGCTGCACGATCAGCCCCAGGCACCCTGGACCCTGGCGCAAATGGCCTCGGAAGCCGGCATGTCCCGCGCCCGCTTTGCCGCCGCCTTTCGCGAGACCCTCGGGCAAACCCCTGGCGACTACCTCACCCAGTGGCGCATCAGCCTGGCCCAGTCATTGCTGCTGGAGGGGCGCCCCACCGATTGGGTTGCCCAGGCCGTGGGTTACAGCGGCCCACCAGCGCTGGCCAAGGTGTTCCGCCAGACCCTCGGGCTATCACCGACGCAGTGGCTGAAAAACAGCGACTGA
- a CDS encoding pyrroloquinoline quinone-dependent dehydrogenase, producing MRALKKLLLISALSSAALLSGPQSAQAGEPAADNPDNWPQYHRTSNAWRYSPLDQISPDNIKNLKVAWIHQPGDIQMGLQATPIVIDGIVYYIGPNNNVFAVEAASGKQIWHYQPDLDDVAYEVFYVAASRGVTLGHGNVYIGSLDGRFIALDQKTGKEKWSTQITQPRECYGCLFSSPPQLAGDILFGGTTGGDQPTQGKIYAVNAITGEKAWTFDILDKDNPASWPGDSGEVGGSGAWLPGTYDEESDTIFIGTANAAPDFYGAEREGDNKHSASVLALSPKDGSLKWAYQEIPHDVWDFDSAYEVISLKRDGKDLLVHLNKSGFVFVLEKDTGSLENVWPLAQNINFVESIDTKTGALIGRLDMPEGEETTVCPYLLGARSWNHGAYNPDTGLWYTNAMEVCNQVVPAQQEHESVGIAGLYLGVSKLVAVPPPGGKASARLDARDPISGELKWTVDYPLPGLGSVLTTGGNLVFNGDPRGVIHAYNAQNGDEVWNFNAGSGLRGGIVSYAVDGKQYILAATGFGSHAPGFMASAFPEVSGLPGGAALVAFTLAD from the coding sequence ATGCGTGCACTGAAAAAACTGCTTTTGATCTCGGCACTCAGCTCAGCCGCCCTGCTCAGCGGCCCCCAAAGCGCCCAGGCGGGCGAGCCCGCCGCCGATAACCCTGACAACTGGCCGCAGTACCACCGCACCTCCAATGCCTGGCGCTACAGCCCGCTGGACCAGATCAGCCCCGACAATATCAAGAACCTCAAGGTCGCCTGGATTCATCAGCCCGGTGATATTCAGATGGGACTGCAGGCCACTCCCATAGTGATTGACGGCATCGTCTATTACATAGGCCCCAACAACAATGTGTTTGCCGTGGAGGCCGCCAGCGGCAAACAGATCTGGCACTACCAGCCGGATCTCGATGACGTGGCCTATGAGGTGTTTTACGTTGCCGCCAGCCGCGGTGTCACCCTGGGGCACGGCAATGTCTATATAGGCTCGCTGGACGGGCGTTTTATCGCCCTGGACCAGAAAACCGGCAAGGAAAAGTGGTCCACCCAGATCACCCAGCCACGGGAATGCTATGGCTGCCTGTTCTCATCGCCGCCGCAACTGGCCGGCGACATACTGTTTGGCGGCACCACCGGCGGCGATCAGCCCACCCAGGGCAAAATCTACGCGGTTAACGCCATCACCGGTGAAAAGGCCTGGACCTTCGATATCCTCGACAAGGACAACCCCGCAAGCTGGCCCGGTGACTCCGGCGAAGTCGGCGGCAGCGGCGCCTGGTTGCCGGGTACCTACGATGAGGAAAGCGACACCATCTTTATCGGCACGGCCAATGCGGCACCGGACTTTTACGGCGCCGAACGCGAGGGGGACAACAAGCACAGCGCCAGCGTGCTGGCGCTGTCACCCAAGGATGGCTCGCTCAAGTGGGCCTACCAGGAAATCCCCCATGATGTGTGGGATTTTGATTCCGCCTACGAAGTCATCAGTCTGAAGCGTGACGGCAAGGATTTGCTGGTACACCTCAACAAGAGCGGCTTCGTGTTTGTGCTGGAAAAAGACACCGGCAGCCTGGAAAACGTCTGGCCGCTGGCGCAAAACATCAACTTTGTTGAGAGCATCGACACGAAAACCGGTGCCCTGATCGGCCGCCTGGACATGCCCGAAGGCGAAGAAACCACCGTCTGCCCTTACCTGCTGGGGGCGCGCAGCTGGAATCACGGCGCCTACAACCCCGATACCGGCCTCTGGTACACCAATGCCATGGAAGTCTGCAACCAGGTGGTACCGGCACAGCAGGAACACGAAAGCGTGGGCATTGCCGGCCTCTACCTGGGTGTCAGCAAACTGGTAGCGGTACCACCGCCAGGCGGCAAGGCCTCTGCGCGCCTGGACGCCCGCGACCCCATTAGCGGCGAGCTGAAGTGGACCGTCGACTACCCGCTGCCGGGCCTTGGCAGCGTGCTGACCACCGGCGGCAACCTGGTGTTTAACGGCGACCCCCGCGGCGTTATCCATGCCTATAACGCTCAGAACGGCGACGAAGTATGGAACTTCAACGCGGGTTCAGGCCTGCGCGGCGGTATCGTCAGCTATGCCGTGGATGGCAAGCAGTACATTCTCGCCGCCACCGGTTTTGGCTCCCATGCGCCTGGCTTCATGGCCAGCGCCTTCCCCGAGGTAAGCGGCCTGCCAGGCGGTGCCGCCCTGGTGGCCTTCACCCTCGCCGACTAG
- a CDS encoding cytochrome P460 family protein, with amino-acid sequence MNRMMTQRVLPGLRVGMTGALKAGALAALLAGSTAAQAQSLAEETYSRYVDASGSISLPQDFRLGWTHLGSWVVSEATAPGAGFHDVYTQAEAARSFREKGVFPDGAVLIKEIRTIESGAKTTGPALWAKDPAVWFVMVKDNQARFDTPHWGEGWGWALFKADDASVNASASFTETCKGCHVPAQQNDWVFTEGYPTLQAPMMK; translated from the coding sequence ATGAACAGGATGATGACGCAACGGGTGTTGCCAGGCTTGAGGGTCGGCATGACGGGAGCTTTGAAAGCAGGCGCTCTGGCAGCCCTGCTGGCAGGTTCCACCGCAGCACAGGCGCAGTCACTGGCAGAAGAAACCTACAGTCGTTATGTCGACGCCAGCGGCAGCATTTCACTGCCGCAGGATTTTCGTCTCGGCTGGACCCATCTGGGGTCCTGGGTCGTGTCGGAGGCGACAGCGCCGGGGGCCGGCTTTCATGATGTCTACACTCAGGCAGAGGCCGCCAGGTCTTTTCGTGAAAAGGGTGTCTTTCCCGATGGTGCCGTACTGATCAAGGAAATCCGCACCATTGAATCCGGCGCCAAGACTACAGGCCCTGCGCTCTGGGCCAAGGATCCGGCGGTCTGGTTTGTGATGGTGAAGGACAATCAGGCCCGCTTTGATACTCCGCACTGGGGCGAAGGCTGGGGCTGGGCGCTGTTCAAGGCGGACGATGCCAGTGTGAATGCGTCGGCAAGCTTTACCGAGACCTGCAAGGGCTGCCATGTACCTGCGCAGCAGAATGACTGGGTCTTCACCGAGGGCTACCCGACCCTGCAGGCACCAATGATGAAATAA
- a CDS encoding HupE/UreJ family protein: MHSFTGRIRSTLAPTLALCLLLAATQVQAHFQNFLARIVHIEAHMGGTLIHARLPLASVLLPKDWNPQEPLRGVPYVASNSAEDSPDALLLDTRALQAAPQQLETRLAQALQLLRPRPQNANTRPIETAPVISTIRIQAVTERSPFTHLPQIRAALNLPLDISQAPREMADALVDFRAFYPDIPFSDLIEIRSSPAEWADIAARSINIITLYGSDTGSKGQRTRLTSSGVLAQRLGSDSQLEWRLRDSLGSGFHHVMIGLDHVLFMLILILAARHWRGFVRNSLAFTLGHSITLALGAAGLVARAPWFIPLIETGIALSILYSGACLLLGAQQRLLAGRVFLIGLLHGLGFAFMLQQASGQAPGDTLLLWFGFNLGVELAQLSIYALALPLFWLLGRYWPPRRLPFRTLLATPCVLAALIWSGQRSLDLINVMGQHLS; this comes from the coding sequence ATGCATTCATTCACTGGCCGAATCAGATCCACACTGGCACCGACACTGGCGCTGTGTCTGCTGCTGGCCGCGACACAGGTCCAGGCCCACTTTCAGAATTTCCTTGCCCGCATCGTGCATATAGAAGCCCATATGGGCGGCACCCTGATCCATGCCCGCCTGCCCCTGGCATCGGTACTGCTCCCCAAAGACTGGAATCCACAGGAGCCGCTACGAGGCGTCCCCTATGTCGCCTCCAATAGCGCAGAGGACAGCCCCGATGCACTGCTGCTGGATACCCGCGCCCTGCAGGCGGCGCCACAACAGCTGGAAACACGGCTGGCCCAGGCGCTGCAGCTGCTAAGGCCCAGACCGCAAAACGCCAACACAAGGCCCATTGAGACCGCGCCTGTCATCAGTACCATCCGCATTCAGGCTGTAACCGAGCGCAGCCCTTTCACCCATCTGCCACAGATCCGCGCCGCCCTGAACCTGCCCCTGGATATCAGCCAGGCGCCCCGGGAGATGGCCGATGCCCTGGTGGATTTTCGTGCCTTTTACCCGGATATTCCGTTCAGCGATCTGATCGAAATCCGCAGCAGTCCGGCTGAGTGGGCCGATATTGCCGCCCGCTCGATCAATATCATTACGCTCTATGGCAGCGACACTGGCAGCAAGGGTCAGCGCACCCGCCTCACCTCGTCCGGCGTGCTGGCACAGCGCCTTGGCAGCGACAGCCAGCTTGAATGGCGCTTGCGCGACAGCCTGGGCTCGGGTTTTCACCATGTAATGATCGGGCTGGATCATGTGCTCTTCATGCTGATTCTGATTCTGGCGGCACGCCACTGGCGCGGCTTTGTGCGCAACTCCCTGGCCTTTACCCTCGGCCACTCCATCACCCTGGCCCTCGGTGCCGCGGGACTGGTCGCCCGCGCGCCCTGGTTTATACCCCTGATAGAAACCGGCATTGCGCTGTCGATACTCTACAGCGGTGCCTGTCTGCTGCTGGGCGCACAGCAACGCCTGCTGGCCGGACGGGTGTTCCTGATCGGCCTGCTGCACGGCCTGGGCTTTGCGTTCATGCTGCAGCAGGCCAGTGGCCAGGCCCCTGGCGACACGCTGCTGCTTTGGTTTGGTTTCAATCTTGGTGTTGAACTTGCGCAACTCTCGATCTATGCCCTGGCACTGCCGCTGTTCTGGCTGCTGGGGCGTTACTGGCCACCCCGGAGACTGCCGTTTCGCACCCTGCTGGCCACCCCCTGCGTACTGGCGGCACTGATCTGGTCGGGCCAGCGCAGCCTGGATCTGATCAATGTCATGGGCCAGCACCTGTCCTGA
- a CDS encoding VOC family protein produces the protein MASRYRKALSVLLLSSIGVLSTLGASANAGSTPGVRGTDHFGFTVPDTDQAVNFLVDVMGCQAFFTIGPFGPFEDNWMQDNLDVNPRAEIPVAHLVRCGNGTNFEIFEYSSPDQRKTQPKNSDIGGHHIAFYVDDLDAAIAAMKAEGVRFLGEPHPFTDGPLAGLTWIYFMSPWGMQMELVSAPDGKAYEKTTPDRLWDPRG, from the coding sequence ATGGCTTCCCGTTATCGCAAGGCGCTCTCAGTGCTGCTACTCAGTTCTATCGGCGTGCTCAGCACCTTAGGCGCATCCGCCAATGCAGGCAGCACACCCGGCGTACGCGGCACCGATCATTTCGGCTTTACCGTACCGGACACCGATCAGGCGGTGAACTTTCTGGTGGATGTGATGGGCTGTCAGGCCTTTTTTACCATTGGCCCCTTCGGCCCCTTTGAAGACAACTGGATGCAGGACAATCTGGATGTAAACCCCCGCGCCGAAATTCCGGTGGCCCACCTGGTGCGTTGTGGCAACGGCACCAACTTCGAGATCTTCGAATACAGCTCGCCGGATCAGCGCAAGACACAGCCCAAAAACAGCGATATCGGCGGTCACCATATCGCCTTTTACGTCGATGATCTGGATGCCGCCATCGCCGCAATGAAGGCCGAGGGCGTGCGTTTTCTGGGCGAACCCCACCCCTTCACCGATGGCCCCCTGGCCGGCCTGACCTGGATCTACTTCATGTCACCCTGGGGCATGCAGATGGAGCTGGTCTCGGCGCCTGATGGCAAAGCCTACGAGAAAACCACCCCGGATCGTCTCTGGGATCCGCGCGGCTGA
- a CDS encoding substrate-binding periplasmic protein, which translates to MTIARLRPSLLLGLAILTFAGTGARAASLDHIQASQQLELCAHPDMLPFSKQSEPPSGFQVELAQALADRLGVELDISWIISRRSASKTGCDLYAGVARIDDAPSKYLKLTDAFMRMESVLVTAAHRPALHSITDLQGMTVGVAPGSVAAHRLNQQGIRTSTRFLDESKRLQALLNHAIDAAVVTQLSAGWLQQQLQQQQEDDEKRAENEKHSALNILDAEQLLGARLNYDYALGLRKADQSTLEHFNALLAEMKADGSLAGLLRHYGLDAAGHIALSSKPITTN; encoded by the coding sequence ATGACCATAGCGCGACTGCGCCCATCGCTCCTGCTGGGGCTGGCGATACTAACCTTTGCAGGCACCGGCGCCCGGGCGGCGAGCCTGGATCATATTCAGGCCAGCCAGCAGCTGGAGCTCTGCGCTCACCCCGATATGCTGCCCTTTTCCAAACAGTCAGAGCCGCCGTCTGGCTTTCAGGTCGAGCTGGCCCAGGCACTGGCTGACAGGCTCGGCGTCGAGCTGGACATTTCCTGGATCATCAGCCGGCGCAGCGCCAGCAAAACCGGCTGCGATCTATACGCCGGCGTCGCCCGCATCGATGACGCGCCATCCAAGTACCTCAAACTGACCGATGCCTTTATGCGCATGGAATCCGTGCTGGTAACCGCTGCGCACAGGCCTGCCCTGCACTCCATCACCGACCTGCAGGGCATGACCGTGGGTGTGGCGCCGGGCAGCGTTGCGGCGCACCGGCTGAATCAGCAGGGCATCCGCACCTCCACGCGTTTTCTGGATGAAAGCAAACGCCTGCAGGCACTGCTCAATCACGCAATAGACGCAGCCGTGGTCACCCAGCTATCCGCCGGCTGGCTGCAACAGCAGTTACAACAGCAGCAAGAGGATGATGAGAAGAGAGCGGAGAATGAGAAACACAGCGCACTGAACATTTTGGATGCTGAACAGCTGCTTGGCGCCAGGCTGAACTACGACTATGCCCTGGGGCTGCGCAAAGCCGACCAGAGCACGCTGGAGCATTTCAACGCCCTGCTGGCGGAGATGAAAGCCGATGGCAGCCTGGCCGGGCTGTTGCGCCACTACGGGCTCGATGCCGCCGGCCATATTGCCCTAAGCTCTAAGCCAATCACAACTAACTAA